The region CCATTCATAAGGAGTCCGGCCAGGTGGTGGCAATCAAGCAGGTGCCTGTGGAGTCAGATCTGCAGGAAATCATCAAAGAgatctccatcatgcagcagtgtGACAGGTGGGACAGCAGTATGTCTCATACCATACGCCCATTTTTGCCCTTGAAAGCAAGGTTTTTCCTCAATATAAAAAATGTGGCATCCAGTAAAGTGGTTTGAGAGAAAATCATTGTTTATTTGCAGACTCAGAATACATTTTTGCTTATCATCTGCCCTAAATAACAGGGAATTGCACAGTTGTTCTGTTTAATTAGATAAGAGCCTGTTAGTGTTAACTGTATGCAGACCAGTTGCACTTAGCCAGCCTTCTCTCAAAGGTCCATTCTGAGCCAGGAAAAGCCTCAAAAGACATTTTACAGAGATAATAAAGGAGGAAGtatgacatcatcatcatagCCCATGTAGCTCTCTCGTGTCTGGATccatgagattttttttctcacttctGCTCTATATCTTCTCCTTTGATAACCACTCCATGTTGCGTTTCCTCCCCAGCCCCTATGTGGTGAAATACTATGGCAGCTACTTCAAGAACACAGACCTGTGGATTGTGATGGAGTACTGCGGCGCTGGCTctgtctctgacatcatcagacTGCGCAACAAGACGGTGGGTGTCTACGCTGAGCCGCAGCGACGTGTGCAACTGCgctaaaactttatttaaaagtgCCTTTGACCTGTTGTCAGTAACGACTACAATGGTGGCTTTAATTCACTAGTTTTTGTGTCaggaagaaaatattttttgataAAGTTTCAATTCAAAGTGCAGTATTTATTACGACTTAAAAGTGAAAAGATCTCCAGGTTGACCTTGTCTTTAACTGAACTCAGCGaactaatgattaaaaaaaaaaactacagacAAGTGCAGCAGTTAATGGTCTGTTTGTTCATGTTTGGTTTTTAATCTTCAATCTCTCAGCTGACAGAAGATGAAATTGCAACCATCCTTAAGTCGACGCTGAAGGGACTCGAGTATCTTCACTTCATGAGGAAGATCCATCGGGACATCAAAGCAGGAAACATCCTTCTTAACACAGAGGGACACGCCAAACTGGCAGACTTTGGAGTTGCTGGACAGCTGACGGTAAAATTGCAGCATATGTCAGTAGTGATAAGATGAAGTAATGTTTGCCAGCATGATACTGTTTGTAATTTGCTTCTGAGGAGTTCTCGCTTGGTCCTGTCATGCTCTAAAAGTCTGGGGGTAATATATATTCCCACTCTGTAGGACACCATGGCAAAGAGAAACACTGTGATCGGTACTCCATTCTGGATGGCACCCGAGGTAATTCAGGAGATCGGCTACAACTGTGTAGCTGACATCTGGTCCCTGGGCATCACATCCATAGAGATGGCAGAGGGTAAACCTCCTTATGCAGACATTCATCCAATGAGAGTGAGTGGAaacatttgttcttgttttaaatgtgttgtgAAAAACTTTTATCCTCTTTTTTAATCCACCCTAATCCTGTTATCGTGTTTCTGCAGGCAATCTTTATGATCCCGACCAACCCTCCTCCAACATTCAGGAAGCCGGAGCTCTGGTCAGACGAGTTTACAGACTTTGTCAAGAAGTGTTTAGTGAAGAACCCGGAGCAGAGAGCGACGGCCACACAGCTGCTACAGGTAAGAAGATGACCTCGCCACCACATACATGGATTACTACTATTATTATGTTATTTGAACAGGGAAGGACACTAAGTTGCTCTTAGTGTCCTTCCCTGTTCAAATAACTGATACAAGATGAAAGCAAACGTATAAAATAGAGAGCAAATAGTCTTCCCCAGATACCCTGGAGATTTGTAAATATGGAAAATTTAATGCCGCCTCAGGCACATAGAAACATCAGAGGGTGTAACACATGATGCTGGGTGGATATACTCGTATGGAAATACATTTGCATGTAAAATATAGTTCATATAACTTTTATCTTTTTGGTCTTGTGAATCTCCAGCATCCATTCATCAGCCAGGCCAAGCCAGTTACGATCCTGAGAGACCTGATAACTGAAGCCATGGAGATGAAAGCCAAgaggcagcaggagcagcagagagagctgGAAGAGGAGGATGACAACTCGGTGCGTGTGGTGATTTATTCACAGAAAGGTCTGGGGTGAAGAAACCTCAGATGTAATGCTGCATGTCTTAACTCTGTTCTTTATTCCATCCAGGAGGAAGAGACTGAGGTGGATTCTCACACTATGGTTAAGTCGGGCTCAGAGGGCGCCGGAACCATGCGCGCCACCAGCACTATGAGCGACGGGGCGCAGACAATGATTGAGCACGGCAGCACTATGCTTGAGTCAGACCTTGGCACTATGGTCATCAACAGTGACGATGAAGACGAGGAGGAAGACCAGGGATCGATGAGAAGTGAGCGGATATGATGTCTGCCTGAATGAGACTGTCTCCAAAATATTCTGTCcagaaagtttattttgttACCTTCGAGTTTAACCCATTTCCTCCTCCACAGGACATGCCACCCCCCAGCAGCCGATTCGTCCTTCCTTCATGGATTACTTCGACAAGCAGGACAACAAGGCGGCCCAGCAGCAGGAGAGCTACAACCACAACCAGGCACAGGAGCAGCAAGGCTACCATATCCAGTCCAAAAACGTCTTCCCTGACAACTGGAAGGTGCCTCAGGACGGAGACTTTGACTTTGTGAGTGTCATCCGTGACTCTGTTGTAGTGTTATTCATTGTGGAAATGTTTACAGCAGCAAAAcagaagcagctctgagtgtTGTGACTCATTTTTTCCGTCtgttgtttgtctgtgttgCCTCTCAGTTGAAGAACCTGGACTTTGAGGAGCTGCAGTTACGCCTGACTGCCTTGGATCCCATGATGGAGCGGGAGATTGAGGAGCTCAGGCAGCGCTACACTGCCAAAAGGCAGCCCATCCTGGATGCAATGGATGCCAAGAAGAGACGACAACAGAACTTCTAAATGCCCCTTCTGACCCTGTCCTCCTCTAATCTGGATTTCCCTAAGCCACGGTAAACAACAAATTCTGTCCAGTGATTTCGGGGGAACCAAAACAATCTCATTGGATGCCCTCTGCTGTTCTGGCCGCCTGTTAGCTGACCTCTAAGTGAAGTAAGATGCTTCCTTTACTGGATGATGTCTGTTTGGTTCTGGGAATCCAcacccttccaaaaaaaaaggagaaccaAGCTGTGGCTGTAACACATCTGAGAGTCACACAAAGAATTTCCTCTTTAATCAGCAAAAAGCCTTTTCTTCAGCAGGAGCAGCGAGCGAGGTCAATGGCattacccccaccccccacctcccCGAGACTTTTTaccttcactgtaaataaaacataGAGCCTAGTTTGGAAATACCTGCGACAAAAGCTGTGGAGGTTCATCCATGACCAAAGACAATCGAGGTGATGTTGATGATGAAGTTGCCTTAAAATATTTGAAACCTGATTTTTCAACATAAGCAATGTAGTAAAACGACCGAGTCTTTGGATGGTCACGTTTGTTTCCTCAGCTGGAGAAGAGTTGGACGAGAGACTATTGAAAGCTTAGAAAAATCCAGTGAATGTCAAAGAACAGATTGCGCATGTTTTCAGCTATTTTGTGGACCAGCTTCTCTTTAGTCTGCATtatcttttatttaaattaggTGTTTTTCAGGTATGACGTTCTGGGTTTCCTTATACACCCAGTGCACAGTCTATAGTGGCAGATCTGAAGCATCTTTTAGTGCCTCGTAAACACACACGACACTCCCTCACTGCTCTTCATCCTCAACACCCTGAAACGTTAAACAAACGTAATTTCCAAATAGGGGGAAAAGGTGAAAGTCATTCCTAAACACTGCACAGCATTCTTTAAATGTTTACGTTTAGATAACTTTGATTTCTTTTGATTGTTCCACTTTGACTGATTGACTTGAGGCAGCATTAAGAGAGCTGAGTGACGAGGCCAGACCCTGAATTATTGCATAAATGGTTTAATTGCTGTTTTCCAATTTAGGAAAAACACATCAGGTTGAGAAAAAAAGACTCGAAAGACGTAACGGTTGTACTTAAAACCAGAGCCGCTACATCAGCCACACACGTGATTTCTacttgttctttttatttttagatgatAATTTTTCCTCCATTGGttcaagttttctttttctttttttcttttttttaccctgCAGC is a window of Maylandia zebra isolate NMK-2024a linkage group LG22, Mzebra_GT3a, whole genome shotgun sequence DNA encoding:
- the stk3 gene encoding serine/threonine-protein kinase 3 — protein: METSAPKSKLKKLSEDSLTKQPEEVFDVLEKLGEGSYGSVFKAIHKESGQVVAIKQVPVESDLQEIIKEISIMQQCDSPYVVKYYGSYFKNTDLWIVMEYCGAGSVSDIIRLRNKTLTEDEIATILKSTLKGLEYLHFMRKIHRDIKAGNILLNTEGHAKLADFGVAGQLTDTMAKRNTVIGTPFWMAPEVIQEIGYNCVADIWSLGITSIEMAEGKPPYADIHPMRAIFMIPTNPPPTFRKPELWSDEFTDFVKKCLVKNPEQRATATQLLQHPFISQAKPVTILRDLITEAMEMKAKRQQEQQRELEEEDDNSEEETEVDSHTMVKSGSEGAGTMRATSTMSDGAQTMIEHGSTMLESDLGTMVINSDDEDEEEDQGSMRRHATPQQPIRPSFMDYFDKQDNKAAQQQESYNHNQAQEQQGYHIQSKNVFPDNWKVPQDGDFDFLKNLDFEELQLRLTALDPMMEREIEELRQRYTAKRQPILDAMDAKKRRQQNF